One genomic segment of Streptomyces sp. RKND-216 includes these proteins:
- a CDS encoding MFS transporter, giving the protein MDGRGRTWAFAALCAAQFMSMLDLTVVNLALPSIRRDFDAGVSELQWVVGSYVLAFACLLLTGGSLGDRFGRKRVFLTGLAVFTAGSLVSGAAPNLAALVAGRVGQGIGAALFVPATLAILTQLYPEPGERARAIGLWAGVSAVALPLGPVLGGVLVDRFGWPSVFLLNGPVGAAALAASWRSLAETPLVRRRFDLPGQLLGIGWLGCLTYTLIEAEQAGWSSLPIAGLLGAAALLLLGFLTAEHRAVQPMLPLSLFRNRRFAACNAVLFAGAFGLLSSFLFLSLFLQQVQEYPPFQAGLRMLPLLLPAAAAAPVAGRLAARYGPALPMTVGQAATGTALLALTAIGADTPYALWAFALVPLGAGVGLTMTPTNAALMGSVPPEKAGIASATSMVSQQVGNVLGVAVIGAVVAAGFSSALTERAAGLGLSAANTRQLVHDAVEGSLGTGPSADGARGEAVDDSFTAGVHRGFAVSGAAYLTGAALTVIFVAEPRGARSRRERLAAE; this is encoded by the coding sequence ATGGACGGCAGGGGACGGACCTGGGCGTTCGCAGCACTGTGCGCCGCCCAGTTCATGTCGATGCTCGACCTCACCGTGGTCAACCTCGCTCTGCCCAGCATCCGCCGGGACTTCGACGCGGGCGTCTCCGAACTCCAGTGGGTCGTCGGCTCCTACGTCCTCGCCTTCGCCTGCCTGCTGCTGACCGGCGGTTCGCTCGGTGACCGGTTCGGCCGCAAACGGGTCTTCCTGACGGGGCTGGCCGTCTTCACCGCCGGTTCCCTGGTGAGCGGGGCGGCGCCCAACCTCGCCGCGCTCGTCGCCGGCCGGGTGGGTCAGGGGATCGGTGCGGCCCTGTTCGTGCCCGCTACCCTCGCCATCCTCACCCAGCTCTACCCCGAACCCGGCGAACGCGCCCGCGCCATCGGGCTGTGGGCCGGGGTCTCGGCCGTCGCCCTTCCCCTCGGGCCGGTCCTCGGCGGCGTGCTGGTGGACCGGTTCGGCTGGCCCAGCGTGTTCCTGCTCAACGGCCCGGTCGGAGCGGCCGCACTCGCCGCCTCCTGGCGGTCGCTGGCCGAAACCCCCTTGGTGCGGCGCAGGTTCGACCTGCCCGGCCAGCTTCTCGGCATCGGCTGGCTGGGGTGCCTGACGTACACCCTGATCGAGGCCGAGCAGGCGGGCTGGTCCTCCCTGCCCATCGCGGGGCTGCTCGGCGCCGCGGCGCTGCTGCTGCTGGGGTTCCTCACCGCCGAACACCGGGCCGTCCAGCCGATGCTGCCGCTCAGCCTCTTCCGCAACCGTCGCTTCGCCGCATGCAACGCCGTGCTCTTCGCGGGCGCGTTCGGACTGCTCAGTTCGTTCCTTTTCCTGTCGCTCTTCCTCCAGCAGGTACAGGAGTACCCGCCGTTCCAGGCCGGGCTGCGCATGCTGCCACTGCTGCTCCCGGCCGCGGCGGCCGCACCGGTGGCCGGAAGGCTCGCGGCGCGCTACGGCCCGGCCCTCCCCATGACCGTCGGGCAGGCGGCCACCGGGACCGCCCTGCTGGCGCTCACCGCGATCGGCGCCGACACGCCGTACGCCCTGTGGGCATTCGCACTCGTGCCGCTGGGTGCGGGCGTCGGCCTGACCATGACGCCCACCAACGCGGCGCTCATGGGCAGTGTGCCGCCCGAGAAGGCCGGCATCGCCTCCGCCACCTCGATGGTGAGCCAGCAGGTGGGCAACGTCCTCGGCGTGGCCGTGATCGGCGCCGTCGTCGCAGCCGGCTTCTCCAGCGCGCTCACCGAACGCGCCGCGGGACTCGGCCTGTCCGCCGCGAACACCCGGCAACTCGTCCACGACGCGGTGGAAGGCAGCCTCGGCACCGGCCCCTCGGCCGACGGCGCCCGCGGCGAGGCCGTCGACGACTCCTTCACCGCGGGCGTCCACCGAGGGTTCGCCGTGAGCGGGGCCGCCTACCTGACCGGCGCGGCCCTCACCGTGATCTTCGTCGCGGAACCGCGAGGGGCGCGCTCCCGCCGCGAGCGGCTCGCCGCCGAGTGA
- the panD gene encoding aspartate 1-decarboxylase, protein MKHRTMLKSKIHRATVTQADLHYVGSLTIDTDLMKAADLLPGELVHVVDIDNGARLETYVIEGEPGSGVIGINGAAARLVHTGDLVIIIAYAQVTDDEVDGHRPQVVFVDGENRQVGTGHDPAQPQPEDHLPTGHTPNGTPGT, encoded by the coding sequence ATGAAGCACCGGACCATGCTCAAGTCCAAGATCCACCGCGCAACCGTCACCCAGGCCGACCTCCACTACGTCGGCTCGCTCACCATCGACACCGACCTCATGAAGGCGGCAGACCTGCTGCCCGGTGAACTCGTCCACGTCGTCGACATCGACAACGGGGCACGCCTGGAGACCTACGTGATCGAGGGCGAGCCGGGAAGCGGCGTCATCGGCATCAACGGCGCGGCCGCCCGGCTCGTCCACACCGGTGACCTCGTCATCATCATCGCCTACGCCCAGGTCACCGACGACGAGGTCGACGGTCACCGGCCGCAGGTGGTGTTCGTCGACGGCGAGAACCGGCAGGTCGGGACGGGCCACGACCCGGCGCAGCCGCAGCCGGAGGACCACCTGCCCACCGGCCACACCCCGAACGGCACACCCGGCACCTGA
- a CDS encoding non-ribosomal peptide synthetase/type I polyketide synthase, which produces MTPKQSSAPQEPVDDAGDIAVIGIACRFPGAPDAGRFWHNLRSGEESVSFYDEAELLERGVPAELVADPAYVRAASVLEDPELFDAAFFGYNARDAAMIDPQQRILLETAHAALEDAACVPAAFPGSVGVYAGSSLSTYLISHLLTAGPGFADIADATELLTTNDKDYLATRISYGLDLDGPAVSVQTACSSSLVAVHLAVQGLLGHECDVAVAGGASVRLPQGTGYLHRQGMIFSADGHTRSFDAAGSGTMFGSGVGAVVLKRLSDAVADGDRVDAVIKGSAVTNDGSAKVGYTAPGVDGQSRAIAGALGVGGIDPHTVSAIEGHGTATPIGDPIEVTALARVYGRGPAAPGGCALSSVKSNVGHLAEAAGVAGLIKAVLQLRHSELAPSLHFDKPNPELGLDRTPFRVVTELEKWQTDGTPRRIGVSSFGMGGTNAHVVLEEGPAAAPSRPFTRDLFLLPLSARTPTALESATDALATALAGPAADDLPGTATTLQQGRTPHGHRRLVVARDSDEAREALRTRDADRVATHRAAEDPRVVFLFSGQGSQHPGMGRRLYEREPVFREHFDACADLLAPELGLDLREIVHPAAGTDPAEAAARLRRTDLAQPALFVLGHALAELLDSVGVTPDAMIGHSVGEILAACRSGVLTLPDALRLVTVRGRLMQQLPSGGMLSVPLAEDEVCRRLPDGLSLAAVNAPELCVVSGPDDRIQAFADVLAADGVPTRPLHTSHAFHSAMVEPALPDFRTALSGLDLRAPDTPYVTNRTGTWVTPEQARDPEHWARHIREPVRFGEGVDLLTEPGPAVLVEIGPGSTLCSLSREAARGRGATTVSLLPGPGEEDDDARRFTEGLGRLWLAGATLDWDRVQGGTAPRTALPTYPFERRRYWIEPAAPAGGHDGYRVQVPDGDPADAQDAPAVDGACDPRPALTTEYVAPRDDRERQIAAIWRELLGVAPVGVHDNFMELGGHSLLAARVVERLKSVLGTEVRLADLLAGPTVAGVAALLGGTPQADGASPDEDPAPDDRLPAAVPDPDRLHEPFPLSEMQQAQWIGRLDSFQGGNIAAHVYWEVDVDPGIDLDRLEAAWQRVVDRHDMLRAVIDRDGTQRILPDTGPYTVARLDLRQAGAEDAEAQLTALRDTLSHEVRPADTWPLFDVRVTLLPGDRIRLHLSFDLLIADIGSIRLLVRDWRRYYQDRADEIRPLRVSYRDYVLASERVRDTALYSRSLEYWRDRVAALPPGPALPLALNPGSLTDPDFTARDAQVPADRWQAFRNRAAAAGVTPSAALLAAYAVALGTWSRSARFSLNVTVINRLQVHEDVRDLVGEFASFDLLPVDLSTGLSVGELAAALQRQSWEDLEYRYLNGVEILREMARLRGGTSGSVMPVVFTSTLVQENEAEDASMFGWLGAMLHEIAQTPQVWLDFAVMENADGVQLSWHWLRRLFPEGVIDAVFDSFHHLVERLADSDAAWGDAARCPLPAEQRALIERANATEGPLPEGFLYSALLARAEEHPDRVAVTADDGELTYGRLRAHACALAHRLRGLGAGPGRLVAVALEKGCEQIVAALAVQLAGGAYLPIDPGLPPERQDHLCARGEVRLVLTPAGGTDRTWPGGAREVPVDLGADPEGPGADGTPPEAVQVPDDLAYVIFTSGSTGEPKGVMLSHRAALNTLEDINERFGVGPGDAVLGLSSLSFDLSVYDVFGVLGAGARLVLPRPGTSRDPAHWDELVHRHRVTLWNSVPALLRMYVEHLAGRPAEEDKDAASPETNPLRLALMSGDWIPLDLASRLRDVAPQARPISLGGATEAAVWSIYHPIDPDDTDRESVPYGTPLRNQTFHVLNDRMEPCPVWATGELFIGGDGLALGYWRDEERTRASFVTRPDTGERLYRTGDLGRRLPDGTLEFLGREDFQVKVGGFRIELGEIENVLTRHEGVRTALAAAPGDRHNRRLVAYLVPEADPDARTPESDESLVDEVTALAETALPAYMVPTALLVLDRLPLSANGKVDRSALPDPARAAAGTDGAAAGPVAARLAEIVAEVVGVPGIGPHDNFFSVGGNSIMGVQIVSRANAEGLDFTAADLFQHETLGELAAVLEARGAVVSGEAPTTPPTRHQRRLLEAAAPGTPAGAHRAELLVAEDVGPEQLETALAAVVARHNALHQRLATPDGTGGLVRAGDAAPPVPHIDLTSLPDARRLRAFHGMVEEMRQELCPHGGPVTKAALFELGNHGRRMVWLVHELLVDGASWPALLGDLDRAARAVRNESEPALPAPDDQQARALTALATEAPADAPPPVPEAVGGEGAGEESADLVDLGATAGTRHALHALDTALTEEETADLQHGVASTYRLTPARTAVAALALAAGATGHRQALRCDVEDDLREFEEEDSRARIPAGSFSTLLTALLPAPETAPGPPAENGADAPADALLRSVKNLRDDATPAAEKPASQILVRHLGALDLAPDGPFDLAGPPRLDASGHPVVFDTRMEAGRLHTTLTCHADEAAARRLADLNEALPGAFRRIAAHCRDTGTAVLDPGDFPLAGLDQDTLTAFLGAFAGDDGGRGDAEGDARTGVPEGDDAPPAHGARPTRHAEETR; this is translated from the coding sequence ATGACCCCAAAGCAGAGCAGTGCTCCCCAGGAGCCGGTCGACGACGCGGGCGACATCGCCGTCATCGGCATCGCCTGCCGCTTCCCAGGGGCTCCCGACGCGGGCCGGTTCTGGCACAACCTGCGCAGCGGCGAGGAGTCCGTCAGCTTCTACGACGAGGCCGAGCTCCTGGAGAGGGGCGTGCCGGCCGAACTCGTCGCCGACCCCGCGTACGTGCGCGCCGCGTCCGTCCTGGAGGACCCCGAACTGTTCGACGCCGCCTTCTTCGGCTACAACGCGCGCGACGCGGCCATGATCGACCCGCAGCAGCGCATCCTGCTGGAGACCGCGCACGCCGCGTTGGAGGACGCCGCGTGCGTGCCCGCCGCGTTCCCCGGCTCCGTCGGCGTGTACGCCGGCAGCAGCCTGTCCACCTACCTGATCTCCCACCTGCTCACCGCCGGGCCCGGCTTCGCCGACATCGCGGACGCCACCGAACTTCTCACCACCAACGACAAGGACTACCTCGCCACCCGCATCAGCTACGGCCTGGACCTGGACGGCCCTGCCGTCTCGGTGCAGACCGCGTGCTCGTCCTCGCTGGTGGCCGTCCACCTGGCCGTGCAGGGGCTGCTCGGTCACGAGTGCGACGTCGCCGTCGCCGGCGGCGCGTCAGTACGGCTGCCGCAGGGGACGGGTTACCTGCACCGCCAGGGCATGATCTTCTCGGCTGACGGCCACACCCGGTCGTTCGACGCCGCGGGCAGCGGCACCATGTTCGGCAGCGGCGTCGGTGCCGTGGTGCTCAAACGGCTGTCCGACGCCGTCGCCGACGGCGACCGCGTCGACGCCGTCATCAAGGGCTCTGCCGTCACCAACGACGGATCGGCGAAGGTCGGTTACACCGCGCCCGGGGTCGACGGCCAGTCCCGCGCCATCGCCGGCGCCCTCGGCGTGGGCGGCATCGACCCCCACACCGTGAGCGCGATCGAGGGGCACGGGACCGCCACCCCCATAGGAGACCCCATCGAGGTCACCGCCCTCGCCAGGGTCTACGGCCGCGGCCCCGCCGCGCCCGGCGGCTGCGCGCTGAGTTCCGTGAAGTCCAACGTCGGCCATCTCGCGGAGGCCGCCGGCGTCGCCGGCCTCATCAAGGCGGTTCTCCAGCTCCGCCACAGCGAGCTGGCCCCCAGCCTGCACTTCGACAAGCCCAACCCCGAGCTCGGCCTGGACCGCACGCCATTCCGTGTTGTCACCGAACTGGAGAAATGGCAGACCGACGGCACACCGCGGCGTATCGGCGTCAGTTCCTTCGGCATGGGCGGTACCAACGCCCACGTCGTGCTGGAGGAAGGACCCGCGGCCGCGCCGTCCCGGCCCTTCACCCGCGACCTGTTCCTGCTGCCCCTGTCCGCACGCACCCCCACCGCGCTGGAGTCCGCGACCGACGCTCTGGCCACCGCCCTCGCCGGCCCTGCCGCCGACGACCTGCCGGGCACCGCCACCACACTCCAGCAGGGCCGCACGCCACACGGTCACCGGCGGTTGGTCGTCGCCCGCGACTCCGACGAGGCCCGCGAGGCGCTCCGCACCCGCGACGCCGACCGCGTCGCCACCCACCGCGCCGCCGAGGACCCCCGCGTGGTGTTCCTGTTCTCCGGCCAGGGAAGCCAGCACCCCGGCATGGGGCGGCGGCTGTACGAGCGCGAACCCGTCTTCCGCGAGCACTTCGACGCCTGCGCCGACCTGCTCGCCCCCGAACTCGGCCTCGACCTGCGGGAGATCGTCCACCCCGCCGCCGGCACCGATCCCGCGGAGGCCGCTGCCCGGCTGCGCCGCACCGACCTCGCCCAGCCCGCGCTCTTCGTCCTCGGCCACGCTCTGGCAGAACTGCTCGACAGCGTCGGCGTCACCCCCGACGCCATGATCGGCCACAGCGTCGGCGAGATCCTGGCGGCCTGCCGCTCCGGCGTACTCACCCTGCCGGACGCGCTGCGCCTGGTCACCGTACGTGGACGGCTGATGCAGCAGCTGCCGTCCGGCGGCATGCTGTCCGTGCCGCTGGCCGAGGACGAGGTCTGCCGCCGGCTGCCCGACGGGCTCTCCCTCGCCGCGGTCAACGCCCCCGAACTGTGCGTGGTCTCCGGCCCCGACGACCGGATCCAGGCGTTCGCCGACGTCCTCGCCGCTGACGGCGTCCCCACCCGGCCGCTGCACACCTCGCACGCCTTCCACTCGGCCATGGTCGAGCCCGCCCTCCCGGACTTCCGCACCGCCCTGTCCGGCCTCGACCTCCGGGCCCCCGACACCCCCTACGTCACCAACCGCACCGGCACCTGGGTCACGCCGGAACAGGCGCGGGACCCCGAGCACTGGGCCCGGCACATCCGCGAACCCGTCCGCTTCGGCGAGGGCGTGGACCTGCTGACCGAACCCGGCCCCGCCGTCCTCGTGGAGATCGGACCCGGCTCCACGCTGTGCTCCCTGTCCCGGGAAGCGGCCCGAGGACGCGGCGCGACCACCGTGTCACTGCTGCCCGGACCGGGGGAGGAGGACGACGACGCCCGCCGGTTCACCGAGGGCCTCGGCCGCCTCTGGCTGGCCGGCGCCACCCTCGACTGGGACCGTGTGCAGGGCGGCACCGCCCCCCGCACCGCCCTGCCCACCTACCCCTTCGAACGCCGACGCTACTGGATCGAGCCCGCCGCCCCTGCCGGCGGCCACGACGGCTACCGGGTCCAGGTCCCCGACGGCGACCCGGCGGACGCCCAGGACGCACCCGCCGTGGACGGGGCGTGCGACCCCCGGCCCGCACTCACCACCGAATACGTCGCACCGCGCGACGACCGCGAACGCCAGATCGCCGCGATCTGGCGCGAGCTTCTCGGCGTCGCCCCCGTCGGCGTCCACGACAACTTCATGGAACTCGGCGGCCATTCGCTGCTCGCCGCCCGCGTCGTGGAACGCCTCAAGTCCGTTCTCGGCACCGAGGTCAGGCTGGCCGACCTGCTCGCCGGGCCGACCGTCGCCGGCGTCGCCGCCCTCCTCGGCGGCACACCGCAGGCCGACGGCGCCAGCCCGGACGAGGACCCGGCTCCGGACGACCGGCTGCCCGCCGCCGTACCCGACCCGGACCGGCTGCACGAACCGTTCCCGCTGTCGGAGATGCAGCAGGCACAGTGGATCGGGCGTCTGGACAGCTTCCAGGGCGGCAACATCGCCGCCCACGTCTACTGGGAGGTCGACGTCGACCCCGGCATCGACCTGGACCGGCTGGAGGCCGCCTGGCAGCGCGTCGTCGACCGGCACGACATGCTGCGCGCCGTCATCGACCGGGACGGCACCCAGCGCATCCTCCCGGACACCGGCCCCTACACCGTTGCCCGTCTCGACCTGCGCCAGGCCGGTGCCGAGGACGCCGAGGCACAGCTGACCGCACTGCGGGACACCCTGTCCCACGAGGTCCGGCCCGCCGACACCTGGCCCCTCTTCGACGTCCGGGTAACCCTGCTGCCCGGCGACCGCATCCGGCTTCACCTCAGTTTCGACCTGCTCATCGCCGACATCGGCAGCATCCGCCTGCTGGTGCGCGACTGGCGCCGCTACTACCAGGACCGTGCGGACGAGATCCGGCCGCTGCGCGTCAGCTACCGCGACTACGTTCTCGCCTCCGAGCGCGTCCGCGACACCGCGCTCTACAGCCGCTCCCTGGAGTACTGGCGCGATCGGGTCGCCGCGCTGCCGCCCGGCCCCGCGCTGCCGCTGGCGCTCAACCCCGGCTCACTGACCGACCCCGACTTCACCGCCCGCGACGCGCAGGTCCCCGCCGACCGCTGGCAGGCCTTCCGCAACCGGGCCGCCGCGGCGGGCGTCACTCCCTCCGCCGCCCTGCTGGCCGCCTACGCGGTGGCGCTGGGCACCTGGTCCCGCTCGGCCCGCTTCAGCCTCAACGTCACTGTCATCAACCGGCTGCAGGTGCACGAGGACGTCCGCGACCTGGTCGGCGAGTTCGCGTCCTTCGACCTGCTGCCGGTCGACCTGTCCACCGGGCTCAGCGTCGGTGAACTCGCCGCCGCGCTCCAGCGGCAGAGCTGGGAGGACCTGGAGTACCGCTACCTGAACGGTGTGGAGATCCTCCGCGAGATGGCCCGGCTGCGCGGCGGCACCAGCGGCTCGGTGATGCCCGTGGTCTTCACCAGCACCCTGGTGCAGGAGAACGAGGCCGAGGACGCCTCCATGTTCGGCTGGCTCGGCGCGATGCTGCACGAGATCGCGCAGACCCCGCAGGTCTGGCTCGACTTCGCCGTGATGGAGAACGCCGACGGTGTACAGCTCAGCTGGCACTGGCTGCGCCGCCTCTTCCCCGAGGGCGTGATCGACGCCGTCTTCGACTCCTTCCACCACCTCGTGGAACGCCTCGCCGACTCCGACGCGGCCTGGGGCGACGCCGCTCGATGCCCGCTCCCGGCGGAGCAGCGCGCACTGATCGAGCGGGCCAACGCGACCGAGGGGCCGCTGCCGGAGGGGTTCCTCTACTCCGCCCTCCTGGCCCGGGCCGAGGAGCACCCCGACCGCGTCGCGGTCACCGCCGACGACGGCGAGCTGACCTACGGACGGCTCCGCGCCCACGCCTGCGCCCTCGCGCACCGTCTGCGCGGCCTCGGCGCGGGGCCCGGCCGGCTCGTCGCCGTCGCCCTGGAGAAAGGCTGCGAGCAGATCGTCGCTGCCCTCGCCGTGCAGCTCGCCGGCGGCGCCTACCTGCCGATCGATCCCGGACTGCCCCCGGAGCGGCAGGACCACCTGTGCGCACGCGGCGAGGTGCGGCTCGTCCTCACCCCCGCCGGCGGCACGGACCGCACCTGGCCCGGCGGCGCCCGCGAGGTGCCCGTCGACCTCGGTGCCGACCCGGAGGGGCCCGGCGCCGACGGCACCCCGCCCGAGGCCGTGCAGGTGCCCGACGACCTCGCCTACGTGATCTTCACCTCCGGCTCGACCGGCGAGCCCAAGGGTGTGATGCTCTCCCACCGGGCGGCCCTCAACACCCTGGAGGACATCAACGAACGGTTCGGCGTCGGCCCCGGGGACGCCGTCCTCGGCCTCTCCTCGCTGAGCTTCGACCTGTCCGTCTACGACGTGTTCGGCGTGCTCGGTGCTGGCGCCCGGCTGGTGCTGCCCCGCCCCGGCACCAGCCGGGACCCCGCGCACTGGGACGAACTGGTGCACCGCCACCGCGTCACGCTGTGGAACAGCGTGCCGGCCCTACTGCGCATGTACGTCGAACACCTCGCCGGCCGGCCCGCCGAGGAGGACAAGGACGCCGCCTCCCCGGAGACCAACCCCCTCCGGCTGGCGCTGATGTCCGGTGACTGGATACCCCTCGACCTCGCCTCCCGCCTGCGCGACGTGGCCCCGCAGGCCCGCCCGATCAGCCTCGGCGGCGCCACCGAGGCGGCCGTGTGGTCCATCTACCACCCCATCGACCCGGACGACACCGACCGCGAATCCGTCCCCTATGGCACCCCCCTGCGCAACCAGACCTTCCACGTCCTCAACGACCGGATGGAGCCCTGCCCCGTGTGGGCCACCGGCGAGCTGTTCATCGGGGGCGACGGCCTCGCCCTCGGCTACTGGCGCGACGAGGAGCGCACCCGGGCCTCGTTCGTCACCCGGCCGGACACCGGGGAGCGCCTCTACCGCACCGGAGACCTCGGACGGCGCCTGCCGGACGGCACGCTGGAGTTCCTCGGCCGCGAGGACTTCCAGGTCAAGGTCGGTGGATTCCGTATCGAACTCGGCGAGATCGAGAACGTCCTCACCCGCCACGAAGGCGTGCGCACCGCTCTCGCCGCCGCCCCCGGGGACCGCCACAACCGCCGCCTGGTGGCCTACCTGGTGCCCGAGGCCGACCCGGACGCCCGCACGCCCGAATCCGACGAGTCGCTCGTCGACGAGGTCACGGCACTCGCCGAGACGGCCCTGCCCGCCTACATGGTGCCCACCGCGCTACTCGTTCTGGACCGGTTGCCGCTGAGCGCCAATGGCAAGGTCGACCGCTCCGCCCTGCCCGACCCGGCACGTGCCGCCGCAGGGACCGACGGCGCCGCGGCGGGCCCCGTCGCGGCCCGGCTCGCCGAGATCGTCGCCGAGGTCGTCGGCGTCCCCGGCATCGGCCCGCACGACAACTTCTTCTCCGTCGGTGGCAACTCCATCATGGGCGTCCAGATCGTCTCCCGCGCCAACGCCGAGGGCCTCGACTTCACGGCCGCCGACCTCTTCCAGCACGAGACGCTCGGCGAACTCGCAGCCGTCCTCGAAGCACGGGGCGCGGTCGTCTCCGGCGAAGCGCCCACCACGCCCCCCACCCGGCACCAGCGCCGGCTGCTCGAGGCCGCCGCGCCCGGCACCCCCGCGGGCGCGCACCGCGCCGAACTCCTGGTGGCGGAAGACGTCGGCCCGGAACAGCTGGAAACCGCGCTCGCCGCCGTCGTCGCCCGGCACAACGCCCTGCACCAGCGGCTCGCCACCCCCGACGGCACCGGCGGCCTCGTACGGGCCGGCGACGCCGCACCTCCCGTGCCGCACATCGACCTCACCTCGCTGCCCGACGCGCGCAGGCTGCGAGCCTTCCACGGCATGGTCGAGGAGATGCGCCAGGAACTGTGCCCCCACGGTGGGCCGGTGACCAAGGCGGCGCTGTTCGAACTCGGGAACCACGGCCGCCGCATGGTCTGGCTGGTGCACGAACTCCTGGTGGACGGCGCCTCCTGGCCGGCGCTGCTCGGCGACCTCGACCGGGCCGCTCGAGCGGTACGGAACGAATCCGAACCCGCGCTGCCCGCCCCGGACGACCAGCAGGCCCGCGCCCTGACCGCACTGGCCACCGAAGCCCCCGCCGACGCGCCACCGCCCGTACCGGAAGCCGTCGGGGGAGAGGGCGCCGGGGAGGAGAGCGCCGACCTGGTCGACCTCGGCGCCACGGCCGGCACCCGGCACGCCCTGCACGCCCTGGACACCGCCCTCACCGAGGAGGAGACGGCGGACCTGCAGCACGGTGTGGCGAGCACCTACCGGCTCACGCCCGCGCGGACGGCGGTCGCCGCCCTCGCGCTGGCCGCCGGCGCAACCGGCCACCGGCAGGCGCTGCGCTGCGACGTGGAGGACGACCTGCGGGAGTTCGAGGAGGAGGACAGTCGTGCCCGGATCCCCGCCGGCAGCTTCAGCACCCTCCTCACCGCGCTCCTCCCCGCCCCGGAGACCGCCCCCGGCCCACCGGCGGAGAACGGGGCGGACGCCCCGGCCGACGCGCTCCTGCGCTCCGTGAAGAACCTGCGCGACGACGCCACGCCCGCGGCAGAGAAGCCCGCGTCCCAGATCCTGGTCCGCCACCTGGGTGCCCTCGACCTCGCGCCGGACGGCCCCTTCGACCTCGCGGGTCCGCCCCGGCTCGACGCCTCCGGCCACCCCGTCGTCTTCGACACCCGCATGGAGGCCGGACGCTTGCACACCACCCTGACCTGTCACGCCGACGAGGCGGCCGCCCGTCGCCTGGCGGACCTGAACGAGGCCCTCCCCGGCGCCTTCCGGCGGATCGCCGCGCACTGCCGCGACACCGGCACCGCGGTCCTCGACCCCGGCGACTTCCCGCTCGCCGGTCTGGACCAGGACACCCTCACCGCGTTCCTCGGCGCCTTCGCCGGTGACGACGGCGGTAGGGGTGACGCGGAAGGCGACGCACGTACCGGCGTGCCCGAGGGCGACGACGCACCCCCGGCCCACGGAGCGCGGCCGACCCGACACGCGGAGGAGACCCGATGA
- a CDS encoding cupin-like domain-containing protein yields the protein MTYSQSPSHVVESLDAEVFLSDHLGPGRPVVVRGALDGWRKPPPWPLEELARRFGEHEVTLFDTLFALEEVATFAEYVEEHTGAAVEGVPPYLRWFTRQSEEQMMEADAAFTELADEWTMPSWLPRTDYVFPPTAGPVDASRDPFPARGLFVCGRGGRTRLHVDPWASDACLCQVTGRKRFVMYAPDQGALLSDGDGVVDPDAPDEKRFPRWKDAVPTLDEVLAPGDAIFIPAGWYHTAVALDDSVSLTWNFAHRTHEDRFAAHLRAGGDRDPVVAYFLRPTGTS from the coding sequence ATGACCTACTCCCAGTCCCCCTCTCACGTCGTCGAGTCGCTGGATGCGGAGGTATTCCTGTCCGACCACCTCGGGCCGGGACGGCCGGTCGTGGTGCGCGGTGCGCTCGACGGGTGGCGGAAGCCGCCGCCCTGGCCGCTGGAGGAACTGGCCCGGCGGTTCGGGGAGCACGAGGTGACACTGTTCGACACGCTCTTCGCGCTGGAGGAAGTGGCCACCTTCGCCGAGTACGTGGAGGAGCACACCGGCGCGGCAGTGGAGGGCGTTCCGCCGTATCTGCGCTGGTTCACCCGGCAGAGCGAGGAACAGATGATGGAGGCGGACGCGGCGTTCACCGAGCTGGCCGACGAGTGGACGATGCCGTCCTGGCTGCCGCGCACGGACTACGTGTTCCCGCCCACGGCCGGGCCGGTGGACGCCTCGCGCGACCCCTTCCCCGCCCGCGGCCTGTTCGTGTGCGGCCGCGGGGGGCGTACGCGGTTGCACGTCGACCCGTGGGCCAGCGACGCCTGCCTGTGCCAGGTCACCGGTCGGAAGCGGTTCGTCATGTACGCCCCGGACCAGGGCGCGCTGCTGTCCGACGGGGACGGCGTGGTCGATCCGGACGCGCCGGACGAAAAACGCTTCCCCCGGTGGAAGGACGCGGTACCCACGCTCGACGAGGTGCTCGCGCCGGGCGATGCCATCTTCATCCCGGCCGGCTGGTACCACACGGCCGTCGCGCTGGACGACAGCGTGTCGCTGACCTGGAACTTCGCGCACCGCACCCACGAGGATCGGTTCGCGGCGCATCTGCGGGCCGGCGGCGACCGGGATCCGGTGGTCGCCTACTTCCTCAGGCCGACCGGTACGTCGTGA